The DNA segment TAACACAACTTCATACCACCATATTGAAAGGTAAAAAGTGtggttaaaaatttaaaaatgttaaacaaTGCCTAGTTTATGTTTGTATGTAGAGACAATGTTGTTCTCTATTTGTTTCATTTCAAGCCAAAAACTTCCAACCAATTAAATGGACAATGAGAGAGATAGAACAAGGTTGAAGAGAGAGGGTTCAAATTTTGAAACTAAATAAATGAATTGTCGGACTAAAACTATCCATTTGGACCATAGTGCagataatacaaaagaaaaaacaaagaacaagaaaaaGGCAATGCCTACCACAACAAGAAAAGAGACCTACATCCagttaatttgactaaaaattatTATAGATGGAACTGAAGATACTAATTCAAGTCCTAACATATTGCATATACACAGTCAGTAAATTCAGTTCAAACTCAAAAGTTAATAGTAACAATACTATGGAACTAAACACCATTGGCACTGAGAATCCTTGAGAATGGAAAAAAGAATTACCTAGCTAGCATTactgtcatcatcatcatcttcttcttctccttcaccCTCATTCTCCAAGGCTTCCTTTGCAGCTTCCTTGTACTACATTAATTCTCACAAACTGCACCATCAAAATCAGGTTTTGGGGAACTTATGCTGCCCCAAGCTCAGTGTCAGGCAAATCAATATCATTGTTGATCAAAGGACTAGGTGGAGAAGTGGGACAAGTAGTGGGTAACATTCTTGAGTAGAGCTGATCCAATTGGTGAAAATAAGTGCAGGTTTTAGAATGCCGACAGCGCTTCTTGCCATTTTCTTTGCTCTTcctaaaatatttgttaatgttCTCCCATTTTTCTTTGCATCTTTTAGCACTTCTTTGATAACCAAGGGAAGCCATGAAAGAGCTTACCTCTTCCCAAACAGGCCCTTTCAATCCAGGTTCTCTAAACTTTGCTTCTAAGTCGCATCTCACTTGGATCAATGCCTCAACTTCAGCTCTAGGCCACCTGCTATTGTTATCATTTAAGGGTACCATTGCACTTTCTGGTTGCACCAACAATGGAGTCCTTGGAGGAAGATTGATGCTTTGACCTGTAAGTTTCTCCAAATAAGATACAATAACAGCCTCTCTATTTGAAGCTAAAGCTTGTTCGTTTGCTCTTGCAATGGCCTCATTTTTACGTTTCTCAGCCTCTCGTTGCCTCCATGATTCTTCTTTGGCTGACCTTTCTTTATCCATTGTTTCAATCACTTCCAAGAACCTTTTATGAAGTCCTTCTTGATGATCCATCACTTGTTTCACCAAAGTTTCGAAAAAAACAAGCATCGAACACAATTGCtccttcattttcttcttcctcttcttcttttgaATCTTCCTCAATGAAGCTTGTTCTCCAATAGAACCCTCTGATCCATGGTCAACCCCGGTTGTAACATTATCACCCCGACCATTGGCACCTACATTATGGCCTTGAAATTCGGTTGAGGGCATGGGAATACCCTCATTTGCAGGTGAATAATTTTCACCTGTGACAGCCGAGCCAGAGCCAGCTTGAGTAGTTTCCCCACCAAGGCCATAAATAGCTTCAAGCTCACCAAAGAACCTATATTTGTTATCCAAATGCTTGCTTCTCTCACTTGTACATTGCCTAATGCTATCCTCATCACACCTATTTAGGGACTTCCTGGACATGGGTAACAAAGAAGtcaattttgggaaaaaagaaattataataaatcattttaaaaaaattaccaaaagggTTGTTTGATGGGAGAATCTTCTTGGGGATGCCAACAATGAGGTGCCAAAAGAGAAGGCTGGTCATTTCCATTTTGTTGAGGATGGTTCAAAGCTAAAACAGCCTCTTTTTTCATACTAATTTCATCAAGACCCAACTTGAAACCCACAGCCGAATTGGGTTGCTGAAACTGATGTTGGTGGAGAAGAAGCTGATGGGTAAGTGGACCCAAATTTTGCTGGAAAAGTTGTTGACAATGAAGAGAGTTTGAAATGGAGAAAACTGAAGAATAACCATCTTCCTCCGTTAGCCGCTCTTGTAGATTCTGTGCACCATATTTAACTGgctgcattttttttctttggttaTTTAAGGTAATAAAAATGGAAGACAAAGGAAGATAATCAGATATAGGGAGAATTGGAAGGAAAGTTTAAAAAGGTAAAAGGGTGAGAGACGAagcattaatttattttttaaaagaaataaaggaaaattctgTTACATGGGACGGGATACTCTCCAAGGAAGTTAGGGTTTTGGTTTATCCCCAAAACAATCTatctttttgttatttaaaattattaattttttaaataatagtatagaataatttttaatatctatatgaatttaattaaattaaaatttagtcattattattttaaaaaaattaaaaatcaattcagTTGGTTGATACAGTTAAGTTTTGTGATTAAATCAcatttgaaaattaataattcaactaTTTATATAATGAATGAGTGAAAATTAATAATTGGATTAAATGTATTTAGTTATAACTGAATTAGCTTCTTAATTTCACCAAATTAACCAAATGAACATAGAATGGGAAAAAATCTAACTGGATCCGATTTGCTTTAAACTTAAAATCATATAGATATgatcattattttctttttcttttttcaatatcTTTCTTCATTCCTTGCCTAACAATCTGAATCTAAAGTTTAACAAGAAAGAAGAGAGTGATGAAGCCAAATTTAATACACCGGGGGTTAAGGATATATATAGCAAAGGGTCCTCGTATTTTGTATTTAGAACAAtagaacaaagttgagttttttGGAACAATTTCTTTTGTATTCGCCTTCCACTAAACACATAAATaccatcaattttatttttgtttaatttctaTTTCTACTAAATTAATTGTTGTTATAATTACAAGAATatgaattatttttgttatagtataattatacttataaactacttaaaagaaaaaaaaaatggacCACGTGGTATGAGAGGAGACATGACATGAGAGACAACCTTTGGGATTATTTAACAATTGATGTTGCACGTGAATTCATTACAGTACATTGTCTTCTTGTCCCCCTGTCCACCATTTTTAATTTCTGTCTGCTTTCTGCTGCAATATGTTGACATTGCAGTTGCATGCATCCGTGTTCTTAAACTCCCCGACCCTCTAATTTCCTTGCTTAGCCTAACCTAATCATCGTCTTCTTGTATGAAGGGTGAAGCTATTAAGctattttccttaaaattttataaatgataAAAGATGTGAATCAAAAGTAATTAAATCAACAACAAAATAGGAATAATTTTCATTAAgacataaacatatataattttttattatttttagtaatcaTTTCCagcaaatatataattatttataccaattaaattaaattgaaacaaaattatttataaaaatatcaatagaGCATGTGGTAAAATCTCAATCTTGCTTTTCATCgcctgtatatatatatcaaataattacatttttattaaataaaatcacAAATGATTGTGTTAGGCATAGATTGTTTTATATCAAATTATGATTATGGTCTTTCTACAATgtctaaatttagaatttaatatctATTCTTTAATTCGATATAATTTGGTTCTTCTATATAATAtcgttaattaattgaaatatttcataCCCTTAATTATTATAGTCAAAATGTTGAGGTTAATTCTTTTCTTAAAAATACTCATTCCAACTTCATGTAATCATTTTAACCAATATAGCTAAAGATGTTAATTATTCGGGCTAACTAATGCTATTATAAAGTAGAGgatcaaattatttcaaattaaaatataaagactaaatatCAAAAGTGAGCATAATAAAGGGATCAAAACTATCGTTTTATCATTATCTtataataagtaaaaaataaaaaaaaatcatgctaGTATTGGTCTAAAtaattagtgtaacaccccttacccgtacccgaggccgggataggATTCGAGGCATTATCGAACACAAATAcagtcattcatgcaaaaatcgggctataaaatttttctttaaaacaacttcattcatacatacacaatttgtTCCGGATATGGGCCTGCGAGGCCCGAAACAACCATTGGAAGggattcgagactaaatcaaaaactttagaaaagtttggaaaattttccctaatacagagccacacgcccgtgtgaaatagggggcacgcccgtgtgctcttgacacgcccatgtcctccagccgtgtaactctctgactatgaagTCAGCATTAATTTAGGGTTATACGACcgtatcacatgcccgtgtggctagaccgtgaggtcaattaaaaataaatgaatttttcataaaatggtgcagGCTTCACATGGCCAaaatacacgcccatgtgggtaggccgtgtctctcacacgaccaagacacacgcctgtgtcttagcccgtgtgtttactactgggcatactgacttgcaaaatttAGGTTCAAGGGACACACAACCATTTAACACTCCCGTGggccagaccgtgtgtcacacacggcctagacacatgcccgtgtgtctacccatgcaGACAATttgaaggctattttccaagccaattgccacccttaatcaCTCATGTACTTAAGCATATTTCATAGCATGTAACATGACATACTTAGACACTCAATATTCAACACCATAGCACTTTCACATCTTTATAAAATCATACTATTGCACATTCCCTTAATCACACCATTTGGGAGCGTTTTATACAAACTTCATGCAAATcaacttaattatcaaaatttcaagttgcaCATTTATAACTATTGTCATCTTAGGTTATTAAACCATCCTTTATCTCCTAGTATTTAATCCATACATCTTCATACATCCACCAAGCAATCATATTCCACATCATCAAGACAATATCTCATCATATATCCATCACACAACCACATAGAACATCATCAAGGcatcaacacatgcatgcatgaacaatTGGATATTACGACCCAAGAATCAatcatgagccatatctcatggctattataaaatgaatcatcaacatcataggccttcacaatttggccaaatagcatgacacataccacaaaatgaccaagtctccTATAGTGCTATACTCAAAATaacaaattcactatacccaatgttCTTTTGATAATGTGATCGAATGCTCCGACAAGTTTAGatacccgagctagcttggcagaacTACAACGGATGGAAatgagaggggagtaagcatttcAGCTTAgcaagtccacatgcaaataatatgcaatattaataaaccataatCATGCAAGACATAATAGCATAACcaccaagattattcatcattcaagcatcCTAGCTCACTTATCaagtgttcatatatatatatgaatatactttctCATCACATACCATCCTTTAACGAGGCATCCCTTATGAGTATaatgtacgtacctgtacatatCCGTAGCATATCAAATAACTTTACCTTCATTACCATGCCATCTTGGGACTTTCATCGCATCATTTATTATAatactcgttgaacactcggaatactattggatacacgaaaacttgcacataagttccacataaacatacgtagccgaagctaccttATATCATGCAATGCTCACCATGGAGCTACTCATGGGCTTGCTCATGTAAGCTATCGATCAAGGTGTAACAACATGggctgctcacaaaagctgtcaggtatccgaccactcaaggattacctagccaccggtaggataCACAAGACCATAGCCCGAAACTCAATCACATGTAtcacatccattatgaactcgaaCCACTCAACGAACTTGGATGCTCgtatccataatgaactcagaccaTTCAACGGGCTCGGATGCCACATGTATCACGAACCTGGaccactcaatgagttcagacttcttaattcctagtgacatgtcacttgtatcctaaactattcctaaggttcaaacggggtttttcTCACTTGCACATTGCACCTCTATTGCACTTGCTCGTGACATCGTGGATAGCAACCATtatatcattcatgcttacaataGTACCATTAGACGTAGCATACataataagcaataaaataattatctcataatgTTAACAGAACATAACATAccacattgtcacattatttacgcATGTACTTACCTTAGTAAAAAATGatggtaatcgagcctaatcgtcaTACACTTTATTTTTTCTCGATCAAGACCAGGTTCACGTTTTTCTTggcctataatgccaaatttaacttgtttattaatcacattattcaaatcaatccataatgcatgctttggtaaaattacctttttacgcctaacttttcacttatttacgatCTAGTCCTTTtgttcgtaaaatgaaatgcatgtattttctttgttacccaagcctagccgaacctttactatgctcatatcagcccatatatttttttatttcacattatcactacttacttttacacttttacaaacaagtcccctttttaggtgttttcactaaaaatcacctagtaaaatatgtttatcatgcatcaaacattcatattcctccattaatcagcaaaatacatgcatgttacacatgggtcaaattttatacatgaaccctagctgaaaatatagctagaaatgggtagatcatgcttcaaagacttcaaaaatacaaagaacattaaaaacgaggctagggaacacttacaatcaagcttcgaaatgttgaacaaaaccatAGCTACGGCTATTGAGAAATTTGGTTAGCACATGGAGAATATGGATatatttttgctttgattttccctttttattcttttaattaccaaatgaccaaaatgccatctttctttcaaatttttcctatgcatgtccatttttgttcaaaattataaaaattggtcaaattgctaactAGGACCctataattcataatctaaagcaatttcatgcttaaagcttctagaatacaagtttttcattttattcaatttggtccctaaaattcaattagacattttatgcatagaatttcttcatgaaactttcacgtAAGCACGAATTCATATTATAgacctcataaaaatcataaaattattatttttatctcaaatttgtggtctcgaaagcACTATTCTGACGAGGCCCTAAGTCGGGATGTTACAACTAGCACCCTTACTATTTTAGTAGATGATGTGAATTATTTTTAACAATACTTATGCCAAATCATTTtgtgaatataatttttttatataatagcattttaataaaattgaataaaaaatttaatcaaaatagcTAAAGCTGTTAATTATTTGGACTACCTAATGTCATCGTAAAAGTAAAaaaccaaattatgtcaaattaaaatataatgactaaatatCAAATGTGAGCATAATAGAAAgatcaaaattaccattttatcattatcttataatgattaaaaaaatagaaaaagaaaagaagtaatGTCATCATTGATCTAAATAATTAGAACCCTTAACTATTTCTAGTAAATgatgtgaatttttttaataatgcttattccaaatcattatgccaatataatttttttgatataatagcgttttttaaaaatactaaaaaatttaatcagaactgttaaatatgttaattatttGGACTACCTAATGTCATtgtaaaagtagaaaatcaaattatgtcaaattaaaatataaagactaaatctcaAATGTCAGCATAATAGAAAGGTCAAaactactattttattattatcttataaTGGCTAAAAAAAAAGTCATGTCATTATTGATCTAAATAATTAACACCCTTAATATTTTTAGTTGattatgtgattttttttattaatacttaTTACAAATCATCATaccgaaataattttttttatagaatagcatttttttttaaaatagaataaCAAATTTAATCAGAATAGCTAAAGATGTTAATTATTTGGAGTACCTAATGTGATtgtaaaagtagaaaatcaaattatgtgaaattaaaatataaatcttaAATCTTAAATGTAAGCATAACAGAGggattaaaactaaaaatttaccaCTATAAttataatggaaaaaaaattaagcgCACATGTGTCACAAGAAAGGCATCTAGGGACCTTCCTTTTTGTAATGACTTGAAAGTCAGTAATATCAGAAAATGCAATTTTGAGATTTCGGATAAATCGAACTTTTAGTTAGTAATTTAACCAAATTAAGGCTTAATTAAATTtcaaggattaaatcgtaaagtCCAATTACtatatgattttaattattttaattagctAAGAGACCAAAtgaataattaaatcatttactATTAGTAGATAGTGTAAAGTAATGTTATTTTCCACCATCTAATTGTTAATTAAGATTATGTTAAGATAATTAGTGtgtaattagtttaattaagattattaattagtaaactaagtatataactaaaaaaattaaaaaagagaggCTATTTTCCTTCTTCATCTTTTCCCCACCGTAGGTAAGAAGAGAAACAAGGGTTTCAAAGTCCTTAAACTTTAATCCCTAAATTTGTAAGTGAGTTAAAGctcatttcttgtaatttttatgattttgaggtTGTGGGAGATTAATTTAGCTAACCTGtgtatcaatttgtaaaattgttaaagttttcattgttgatttcttgaagttcTTGGTGCAAAATtattagattttaagcttagatatggaaagggactagtttgtaaagtgaaaattattagttttgaacatgaggattaaagtgtaaatatttttaaattggtaTAAAGTTTCTGTAATTATAGATAATAGAAGGTCTTAGAACGATGGAATTGAGATTGGTTTCGAAATCGAAGCACAAATTTAGATGATATGGTGATTTAGgtcttaaggactaaattgaataattatcaaaatatgcATAACTTTGTAATTAATTGAAAATGGAgttagaaattaataatatacatTGTCAGATTATTATTCAAAGCTAAAGACAACACGAAAGCAtcaaaagggaaaggaaaggcaAGAATTGAGGATGAATAATTCAAgtttttggtatttatttctATGATTTAAGACCTATTTAATGTAACATCCCCAattcggcctagacattatggccagatcGTGAAAACTACATTACCCACCAAAATGACTAAGTAACCTTACGAACCATGAAAACCCTAATTCAACTCCCTTTGGAAAACCGCGATTAAACTTGGTTAGTTTAGGAAATATACATTTATTAAGTCGTCAATTATTAAgtctcattttattattgatagtggcgtttttagaaaccctttgtaacaccccttacctgtaccccAGACTAGGACAATGTACGAGGCGTTATCAAACACATACTCAGATATTTTCagaaaatacgggttataaaatttcattctaatttaaaaccgaTCAAACGACATCATTGTGTCtcgattatggacctacgaggcgaAAAATATACACTAAAAGCAATctaggactaaactgagaactatagagaattttagtaaaattactagggttatgcctcacacgcccgtgaaGAGGCaaaacacatgcctgtgtgcttagggacacgcccgtgtgtcccacctatgttgaattatttggatttattttccattttgaacCTATAGAGATTTTCACAaggccaagcacacgcccatgtccctcaaacggcctagacacgcctgtgtcatcgTCCGTGTTCAAAAAcccagacattctgtttatgacgtcatcattcattttgaggcacatggccaaggcacacactcgtgtgctaggccgtgtcctccacacggttgagacacacagctgtgtctctacccgtgtgtttactaacATGAaaaatgatctaaaattttaagtgcgggggacacacagccaagcaacacgcctatggggctgaccgtgtatcatacactgcctagacacatgcctgtgtgtctacccgtgtagacctttttagggctattttccaagcctttggtcaccctttttcttccatacacacttagagacttcaatggtatttaacatgaaacaaccttGACATAAatcattgcatgttaacctcatttcatcggtttagtacatgttgaattatccttttcgtattagggattaacatagcacattttacattttacacttaggccatattataaccatataaaattatatgttatgtcctctctcaaattattaggtcccatttcaatCATCCATTCATGATAAGCCTCATCATCAtttctcatgaaacatttaaacatacacatgcatcattagtaggtttacaacctacatcaatatgagctaTATCTCAAGGCCATATACAAaggaataagtataccatttaggccCTTACATTGGAATAAGGAATATGAGTCCatgagctctgtaagacaaggaaaggaaaaggggggtaagcatttatatgcttagtaagtccggataattggaaagtaaacttatcggttaattagcatacaaccatatttaggcaataattccaacaagcatgaaatagtttccccatcacatacactcaatcatcaaattagtctcataacaatacatcatgtcattaatcttagatgagctcatcaattcaatatttccatttctatttctcatgttaatcccgatGAATTCCTAGGAAATCTCAATGGATGGCccaattaccgtcaagtcatacaagtgatcgtCTCAAGTATGCACCCCTATGAACCTTATATCTTACGGTGGGATtatcagtctaggctaaatcccctatagtATTAACTCATAAAGCAatatcgggattaccagtccaagctaaatccctctCAACGaaaattgctctcataagctcggatttgaattaccaatccaggctaaattcagtcctcaatcggattacctgtttgggctaaatccttaacacacccatattctttgggaggctcgatcactcaagtaacacccgtctgggctagatcctttctattttgagatcatcgggttacccgtctaggctaaatcttttctataacacatgcaagatctcatgtcatgtaaaccataatttatccatcggatctccctttctatttcaaccgggacatttatcatctttaatttgcacaagcacatttcatgaattatcatgccatgaatatctaaattttcatacattcaagaacctGATGTTTAAGtgtattaagagtttacttcgggttacacgaacttacctggtagtcgTTTTGGATTCATgtctcggttattctgaaacctttcattttccacggtcgacctctagaattggttcctcggggtctatatcaataaaatttgactattaatacatcacatttttcattttaggatttaaTACTCACCCTtgggaaaaatgaccaatttgcccctaaactttaacacttttacaatttagtcctaaggctcatataatgaaatgcatgaaattgctaagttacccaagcctagccgaatgtttttCTTGCCTATAGAAAtcaacattttctttcatttcacatttttctacccattttcacaacttttacaaaatggtcccttaagccatttccatgaaaaagtatttagtaaaagttgtttactatcctttaaactctcatattcctccgtaaatcatcaaaacacaaacatatcatgcatgggtaaatttttgaacatgaaacctagcttgaaatatgggtagaaataa comes from the Gossypium hirsutum isolate 1008001.06 chromosome A06, Gossypium_hirsutum_v2.1, whole genome shotgun sequence genome and includes:
- the LOC107962823 gene encoding trihelix transcription factor DF1 produces the protein MQPVKYGAQNLQERLTEEDGYSSVFSISNSLHCQQLFQQNLGPLTHQLLLHQHQFQQPNSAVGFKLGLDEISMKKEAVLALNHPQQNGNDQPSLLAPHCWHPQEDSPIKQPFWKSLNRCDEDSIRQCTSERSKHLDNKYRFFGELEAIYGLGGETTQAGSGSAVTGENYSPANEGIPMPSTEFQGHNVGANGRGDNVTTGVDHGSEGSIGEQASLRKIQKKKRKKKMKEQLCSMLVFFETLVKQVMDHQEGLHKRFLEVIETMDKERSAKEESWRQREAEKRKNEAIARANEQALASNREAVIVSYLEKLTGQSINLPPRTPLLVQPESAMVPLNDNNSRWPRAEVEALIQVRCDLEAKFREPGLKGPVWEEVSSFMASLGYQRSAKRCKEKWENINKYFRKSKENGKKRCRHSKTCTYFHQLDQLYSRMLPTTCPTSPPSPLINNDIDLPDTELGAA